In Oryza sativa Japonica Group chromosome 3, ASM3414082v1, one DNA window encodes the following:
- the LOC4334045 gene encoding uncharacterized protein isoform X1, with translation MQNPRPPYAAHHQLQQHLASLLSAAAGEPPHPSDDASRAAALSTLRLSLLHPPNRPLLPSLAHFIAPPISVLLADDASYAVRRAAVSAYAALCAVLCAHEAPGGLPDRFVAWGLPLLGEPTSAALLAEGLRELLATGDVPAVERFVPPLLAACRDVLEDERTSLTVLRCLLGLLTLVAAKFPHCFRPQFVDIVDLLLGWVFVPDLAESDRSTIMDSFLQFQWHWLGNLQFSLGLLPKFLADMEVLVHDPNLAASHNSGRLRPLFACFSTVLQIMASGVAERNSLKELIAGPLEGLSPQLLRCASVIASKLGWSERMEEASRCLVLLAEILQERFAEFYGMFVDVLAQSLEVASSVQLVAALKTNLQVLSLQNLGLRASAVEALLDFSSFLSRLRLHPNHTMVTNVATTYLFVLQHGLEDVVDQAISSLMKELELLKSLLETGRASYPDIQNLSLGSNSETQSKSNSSTFSLVGYSEHQLLSLMKFDLKILLATISVDTKKRNDKAASLTSFISAKLDPFGTPFHDFLEMQFHIFSILHRLSSMDLSSTIAPSKANGSGDSGSQTQLVIESRKSFCDCKNKFMHKYGKLVVWGLNASSSMTLKLEALAWIDTFGNLVLGMERDVDKRNISYEVHEGATLLNTILFAILDCAYDREPKVRLHVATSLEILFLGRLINPMDFSVVTQVLLDKLSDPDNAVKKGFSRLLSIALPITTYTFGLLENRWSYQHSPDTANMSKHCMSWRHVLAVKQQPRKLHWQQLVSILSYLSLRLKLPLSSWVQRLFFSYRGKKDMFSGQTDVSGDSDGNELFKGPDVDRTIIDRIYSVNNLAAVWWGIHEAARHCINLRLRTHLGGPTQTFAALERMLLDVPNLLAPEATEGEGRYIAPSDTSLLPMRLLLDFVEALKKYVYNAYEGSFVLPAPPKASSLFFRANKRVCEEWFSRICDPMLNAGLALHCNDAVIHYCSSRLLDIRNLAASSLKDNSRMGGATESHHAFRERLEADFLKVLRHASLALCRCHETDALVGLQRWAISTFYTYFEQDKQLVRGVSDSQNHFSWMSGLIYQSQGKYEKAAAHYSHLLQFEEGLASMESDGIQYIIARVIECYTSLSDWKCLEGWLSELQVLRAVHAGKPYSGALTSAGNELNAVHAMACFDGGDFHSAWGYLDLTPKSSSELSLDPKVAVERSELMLLRAMLQSHSKPDKAREELNKAKLMLDEALSVVPLNGLTEAAACAGQLYCIFAFEETTELACPNRTNQSPALMDYLLRLLQDPIDRINQDCNIWLKIFKVYCTTQPSSLPTLLLCQKLASLARKQSNLKLASRLNQYIINHPLSSSDEMEKEMLTLNIKYEGALLKHDQGKKEEALTDLWSLVRATVLSTVSDSSGAGTPLIAKACLKFSTWMERENSTHIMNMILPKVIEDINDSGGFQNGAEKLLLGDNGSVSASNSHVVSQEIIGIARKTSWQLCPSMGKAWHSYASWCITHANYSLSGTDSKLQNSLFPALQSELSPDRFHLTDNEKSEVQEIIRNFCADKDGNYVDCSISPTAGCSYNSEGNPIVSLIEQTICLLETAAGAPGSEACDGEGPSVRLSSELTVLFCKCDSAKDSSMTLIGKLIEIWWTLRRRRVSLFGHAAHAYFQYLSHSSTGLQPSYHRDVLKGKTKSYTLRALLYLLHIILNYGVELKEIVESGLSTVPLLPWQEIIPQLFARLSFHPEKIVRKQLESILVKLGNLSPCSIVYPTLVDINACEGEPSDELQRILDFLVKQYPKLVKDVKLAIEELGMVTVLWEEQWLSTLQDLHSDVLRRINILKEEAARVAANSTLSSAEKNKINAAKYSAIMTPIVVALERRLASTSREPKTSHEVWFHKEYNAQLKSAITALKTPPGSPSALGEIWRPFDSIAASLATHLRKSCISLSEIAPQLAALSTSNIPMPGFEKQIFSSSESSFADSHGTITISSFCKEVTVLSTKTRPKKLVLQGSDGQKYTYLLKGREDLRLDSRIMQLLEAINSFFYSSSDTRSRNMAIRFYSVTPISGRAGLIQWVENVSSIYNVYKTWQKRSQLAQAQLSSVNTVNNSIHKSVPPVPRPSDMFYGKIIPALKEKGIKRVISRRDWPLDVKRKVLLELMKETPKQILWQEMWCASEGFRNFNSKVKRFSSSVAAMSMIGHVLGLGDRHLDNILMDFSSGDVVHIDYNICFDKGKRLKIPEIVPFRLTQTIESALGLTGVEGVFRVTCEEVMAVLLRNKDIILMLLEVFLWDPLMEWTRGNIQDEAGIAGEEKKGMELAVSLSLFSSRIQEIRVPLQEHQDLLVTNLPATLSSLKKFLDTLEQYEVISAMFYHAEKERSSALQSETSAKSMLAEASSLAEKSRTSFELHAHELAETKAAANDEANKLAVWVEKHGRILEAIRDNSIAGVESCMQLNSKDDALSLISAVLESEVPLTVVPEPTRAQCSELDREVSQLILELQGGLSAALESLGEYALVLQQVLPVNYITTSPVTGWAQALQLSVSSGSEDLLPLAKRQAAEVIAKVQGEGINLVQQRYRDLLNQMESYVVCIERLARERSELMNSIGFENEVRSKEWILSAFMNSIQLPSPKRDMGNIPFLQSGNVGVKTPAHEDIQDETGIVLSILGIAVGQLYSDVRAKVSELSSKVTGIAKFRTDEAGLQADAGTSLQLFDQQVEKCALISGFVGEVHGVMEAKLVEMNTAYAKPQHGQWASTFQRILCSSTNMIEQMTEVFLPEIIRSFISYNSEVMEAFGSVSQIRGSVDTALEKLVRIELERASMTEFEQSYFMKVGRITEQQIALEEAAMMGRDHLSWEEAEELASQEEACRAQLEQLQETWSQKDMTISSLMKVESSAMNSLLSSKQYFSSLVNVDQESEFHLRRSKALLSVLTKPLADLEALDHMLSACGLFPYHVDGPISNLTDVLSSGSSLSDVLWPFAGLLKDHCFFVWKLSLLDSILDLCMHEISSSVEHSFTTNQLYTALKTKLTNHVEKQVYRYIMERIAPAFILQLDKEISDLLQLSQGRRESGQPKRDSAAVGRIAVMLEEYCNAHETARAARTAVSLMQRQSNDLTEALRKIVLEIIQVEWLHDLSSPHAQKSKVLSQNILSDDKFISVLLNISRGNLLDKIQSSVSLVTRSIECLQACENTSVSAEGQLERAMGWACAGPNTSGAGSSTTKASGIPSEFHDHLLKRRKLLWVIQEQASDLANICTSVLEFEGSRDGIYLIPEDKSSGQSTDRGRTWQQTFLNLLTRLDAAYRSFTCAEQEWKLSQFNMESAGKSLYSVTNQLSVVSSRAKSALVNLQDTLVSMYERASEVTASLSGFKHVSQDRTALTSECGSLLEEVLAIAEGLHDVYIVGKEAAVMHNSIMSNLSKANTILLPLEASLSADLAVMSEAISKEREKNNTSMPLIHGKALYQSYIIRIRDAYKNLEPLVPPLADDAKELHSLMTKLGRLSSIHAGSLHKALEVLGESETVKSQDMPSTHADILQSDSSIEKDKGSSGSREGGSQDLVTTTDLSLQDECWISPPEHSYTSSSGYTTELTQITSSENIENMDPLLVDRPVIEAPGANDQERGADSESDSSSNKQLFINNVTLTNVNSVDEVEISLSKERKSENENTNLPFKQIRGQECDNSDPKSYPDSVTRLTRGKNPFALSILKQVEHKLHGWDIDGTRSLKVSEQVDHLLKQATSIDNLCNMYEGWTPWI, from the exons ATGCAAAACCCTCGGCCCCCCTACGCCGCCCACCACCAGCTGCAGCAACACCTCGcttccctcctctccgccgccgccggcgagccgccgcaCCCCTCCGACgacgcctcccgcgccgccgccctctccaccctccgcctctccctcctccaccccccCAACCGcccgctcctcccctccctcgcgcACTTCATCGCGCCGCCCATCTCCGTCCTTCTCGCCGACGATGC GTCCTACGCCGTGCGCCGCGCCGCGGTGTCCGCGTACGCGGCGCTCTGCGCGGTGCTGTGCGCGCACGAGGCGCCCGGTGGCCTGCCCGACCGGTTCGTAGCCTGGGGTTTGCCGCTTCTGGGGGAGCCGACCTCGGCCGCGCTCCTCGCCGAGGGGCTCAGGGAGCTCCTGGCCACCGGGGACGTGCCCGCGGTCGAGCGCTTCGTGCCGCCGCTCCTTGCCGCTTGCCGCGACGTGCTCGAGGATGAGCGGACGTCGCTCACCGTGCTCCGGTGCCTGCTCGGCCTGCTCACTTTGGTCGCCGCCAAGTTTCCCCACTGCTTCCGGCCGCAGTTTGTCGATATCGTGGACCTGCTCCTTGGGTGGGTGTTTGTGCCAGACCTTGCCGAGTCCGATCGCAGCACGATCATGGACAGTTTCTTGCAATTCCAGTGGCATTGGCTTGGCAATCTGCAGTTCTCGCTTGGATTGCTGCCGAAGTTCTTGGCAGACATGGAGGTTCTTGTGCATGATCCTAATCTTGCAGCCAGCCATAACTCTGGCCGGCTTCGCCCACTCTTTGCTTGCTTCTCCACAGTACTGCAGATAATGGCATCTGGTGTGGCTGAGAGAAATAGCCTTAAGGAACTTATAGCAGGGCCACTTGAGGGGTTGTCTCCTCAGCTTTTAAGGTGTGCATCAGTGATTGCTTCTAAGCTCGGGTGGTCTGAGAGGATGGAAGAAGCGTCCAGATGCCTAGTCTTACTAGCAGAGATCCTTCAGGAAAGGTTTGCTGAATTTTATGGTATGTTTGTGGATGTGTTGGCCCAGAGCTTGGAAGTTGCCTCATCAGTGCAGTTGGTGGCAGCACTTAAGACTAACCTGCAAGTTCTGTCACTGCAAAATTTGGGGCTCCGAGCATCTGCTGTGGAAGCCTTGCTTGATTTTAGCTCATTTCTATCTCGGTTGCGTCTTCATCCAAACCACACCATGGTCACAAATGTGGCAACCACTTACCTTTTTGTCCTGCAACATGGATTGGAAGATGTAGTTGATCAAGCCATTTCATCATTGATGAAAGAGTTGGAGCTATTGAAATCTCTGCTTGAGACGGGACGAGCAAGCTACCCTGATATCCAGAATCTATCTTTAGGTAGTAACAGTGAAACACAAAGCAAGTCAAACTCATCCACATTCTCATTGGTGGGGTATTCAGAGCATCAGTTGCTTTCTTTGATGAAATTTGATTTGAAGATTCTTCTGGCTACTATTTCAGTTGATACAAAAAAGAGGAACGACAAAGCAGCTAGTCTGACATCATTCATTTCAGCAAAGCTTGACCCATTTGGTACTCCATTTCATGATTTTCTTGAGATGCAGTTTCATATTTTCTCTATACTACACAGATTGAGCAGTATGGACCTCTCAAGTACTATCGCACCATCTAAAGCAAACGGTTCTGGCGATTCAGGTAGTCAAACTCAGCTGGTTATTGAATCAAGGAAGTCCTTTTGTGACTGCAAAAACAAATTTATGCATAAGTATGGAAAACTTGTGGTCTGGGGCCTTAATGCATCATCATCCATGACACTGAAATTAGAAGCTCTAGCTTGGATAGATACGTTTGGAAACCTGGTTCTTGGcatggaaagggatgtggataAGCGCAATATCTCATACGAAGTCCATGAGGGTGCTACCCTTCTGAATACTATCCTTTTTGCAATCTTGGATTGTGCATATGACAGAGAACCTAAAGTAAGACTGCATGTTGCAACATCTTTGGAAATACTCTTTCTTGGTAGGCTTATCAATCCCATGGATTTCTCAGTTGTGACACAAGTTCTTCTTGACAAGCTTAGTGATCCTGATAATGCTGTAAAGAAAGGATTTTCAAGGTTACTTTCAATTGCTCTTCCTATTACAACATACACATTTGGCTTGCTTGAGAATAGATGGAGTTACCAGCATTCCCCAGATACTGCTAACATGAGTAAGCATTGCATGAGTTGGAGGCATGTGCTTGCTGTGAAGCAACAACCCAGGAAACTTCATTGGCAGCAGCTTGTTTCAATTTTGAGCTACCTTTCTCTCAGATTGAAGTTACCTCTTTCTTCTTGGGTCCAGCGCCTGTTCTTTAGTTACCGTGGCAAGAAAGATATGTTCTCTGGTCAAACTGATGTTTCTGGGGATTCTGATGGGAACGAATTATTTAAAGGTCCAGATGTGGACAGAACTATTATTGATAGGATCTACTCAGTTAACAATCTTGCTGCGGTTTGGTGGGGCATTCATGAAGCTGCTCGGCACTGCATAAACCTTCGACTTCGAACTCATCTTGGTGGCCCGACACAGACATTTGCAGCTCTAGAACGCATGCTTTTGGATGTACCGAATCTATTGGCACCAGAAGCTACCGAAGGTGAAGGCAGGTATATAGCACCATCTGACACAAGCTTATTGCCTATGCGCCTGCTGTTGGATTTTGTTGAGGCGTTAAAGAAATATGTTTACAATGCATATGAAGGTTCCTTTGTTCTACCAGCACCTCCAAAAGCAAGTTCCTTGTTTTTTCGAGCAAACAAACGAGTCTGCGAAGAGTGGTTTTCTAGAATTTGTGATCCAATGCTGAATGCAGGATTAGCTTTGCACTGTAATGATGCGGTCATCCACTACTGTTCATCGCGTCTTCTAGATATCAGAAACCTTGCTGCATCATCCCTCAAGGACAACAGTCGCATGGGAGGAGCTACTGAAAGTCACCATGCTTTTAGAGAGAGGTTAGAGGCAGATTTTCTGAAGGTCTTGCGACATGCTTCACTGGCATTATGCAGGTGTCATGAAACAGATGCCTTAGTTGGGCTTCAGAGATGGGCCATATCAACGTTCTATACATACTTTGAGCAGGACAAACAACTAGTTCGAGGTGTATCTGATAGCCAGAATCACTTCTCCTGGATGTCAGGACTCATCTATCAATCTCAGGGGAAGTATGAAAAGGCTGCTGCACATTATTCCCATCTTCTACAGTTTGAAGAAGGCCTTGCCTCCATGGAATCTGATGGCATCCAGTACATCATAGCACGTGTTATTGAGTGCTACACGTCCCTGTCTGATTGGAAATGCTTAGAGGGTTGGCTTTCAGAATTACAAGTTCTCCGTGCTGTACATGCTGGCAAACCTTATTCAGGTGCTTTAACTAGCGCTGGCAATGAGCTAAATGCTGTTCATGCCATGGCATGCTTTGATGGAGGGGACTTCCATTCAGCTTGGGGCTATCTTGATTTGACTCCTAAAAGCAGCAGTGAACTCAGCCTTGATCCCAAGGTTGCAGTTGAGAGAAGTGAGTTAATGCTCTTGCGTGCAATGCTTCAATCTCACAGCAAACCTGACAAGGCACGAGAGGAGCTAAATAAGGCTAAACTGATGTTGGATGAAGCACTCTCTGTGGTCCCACTCAATGGATTAACCGAAGCTGCTGCTTGTGCTGGTCAGCTTTATTGCATCTTTGCATTTGAAGAAACCACTGAACTGGCATGCCCAAATAGAACTAATCAATCGCCAGCGCTAATGGATTATTTACTGAGACTACTGCAGGATCCCATCGATAGAATTAATCAAGATTGCAACATTTGGCTGAAAATCTTCAAAGTGTATTGTACTACACAACCATCTTCTTTACCCACACTTCTTTTGTGTCAGAAACTTGCTAGTCTTGCTAGAAAGCAGAGCAACTTGAAATTGGCTAGCCGCTTAAATCAGTACATCATAAACCACCCTTTGAGTTCATCTGATGAGATGGAAAAAGAAATGCTTACTTTGAACATTAAGTATGAAGGTGCCCTGCTGAAGCACGATCAAGGAAAGAAGGAAGAGGCTTTAACTGACCTGTGGTCACTGGTTCGTGCTACTGTTCTTTCTACAGTTAGTGATTCTTCTGGTGCTGGCACCCCATTGATTGCTAAAGCCTGTTTGAAATTCTCGACCTGGATGGAACGAGAGAATTCAACTCATATTATGAATATGATCCTTCCGAAGGTGATAGAAGATATTAATGATTCTGGTGGCTTCCAAAATGGAGCTGAGAAGCTTTTGTTAGGTGATAATGGATCAGTTTCTGCATCGAATTCTCATGTGGTTTCCCAAGAAATCATAGGAATTGCTCGAAAGACAAGCTGGCAACTTTGTCCCAGTATGGGTAAAGCATGGCATTCTTATGCATCCTGGTGCATTACTCATGCCAATTACTCTCTATCTGGAACTGATTCAAAATTGCAGAATTCGTTGTTCCCTGCTCTCCAGTCTGAGCTTTCTCCAGATAGATTTCACCTGACAGACAACGAAAAGTCTGAAGTGCAGGAAATAATAAGAAATTTCTGTGCTGATAAAGATGGAAATTATGTGGACTGTAGCATTTCACCAACGGCAGGATGCAGTTACAATTCTGAGGGGAATCCCATCGTTTCACTAATTGAGCAAACAATCTGTCTGCTAGAAACTGCAGCTGGAGCACCAGGCTCTGAGGCCTGTGATGGTGAAGGGCCTTCTGTACGGTTATCATCAGAGCTAACAGTTCTTTTCTGTAAATGTGATTCTGCAAAGGACAGTAGCATGACTTTGATTGGCAAGCTTATTGAAATTTGGTGGACTTTAAGACGTAGGAGAGTATCACTTTTTGGGCATGCTGCTCATGCCTATTTTCAGTACCTTTCGCATTCATCAACTGGGCTTCAACCCTCATATCACCGTGATGTTTTGAAAGGGAAAACAAAGAGCTACACTCTGAGGGCATTGTTGTATCTCCTCCATATAATTTTGAACTACGGGGTGGAGTTGAAGGAAATAGTTGAAAGTGGGCTTTCAACAGTTCCTTTGTTGCCGTGGCAG GAGATTATACCGCAACTTTTTGCCCGCTTGAGCTTCCACCCAGAGAAGATAGTTAGGAAACAGTTGGAAAGCATATTGGTGAAGCTAGGGAATCTTTCTCCTTGTTCAATTGTATATCCTACTTTAGTCGATATCAATGCTTGTGAAGGAGAACCCTCGGATGAGCTTCAGCGCATATTGGATTTTCTG GTTAAGCAATATCCCAAACTAGTTAAGGATGTTAAGCTTGCAATTGAGGAGTTAGGAATGGTTACTGTTCTATGGGAGGAACAATGGTTGAGCACTTTACAAGATCTCCATTCAG ATGTTTTAAGGAGAATTAATATACTTAAAGAGGAAGCTGCAAGGGTTGCTGCAAATTCTACCCTGAGTTCAGCCGAAAAGAACAAGATCAATGCTGCAAAATACTCTGCTATTATGACTCCAATTGTAGTAGCCTTGGAGCGCCGTCTAGCTTCTACATCTCGTGAACCAAAAACATCTCACGAAGTGTGGTTCCATAAGGAATATAATGCTCAGTTGAAATCTGCAATCACAGCTCTTAAGACACCCCCTGGATCTCCATCAGCATTAGGAGAGATTTGGCGGCCTTTTGATTCGATTGCAGCTTCTTTAGCCACTCATCTGAGGAAGTCATGCATATCATTAAGTGAAATTGCACCACAGCTAGCAGCTTTATCAACCTCTAACATTCCAATGCCTGGTTTTGAGAAGCAGATATTCAGTTCTTCAGAATCTTCTTTTGCTGACAGTCATGGCACAATTACAATATCTTCCTTCTGTAAAGAAGTAACAGTACTTTCAACAAAGACAAGGCCTAAGAAGCTTGTCTTGCAAGGATCAGACGGCCAGAAGTATACCTATCTCCTCAAGGGTCGAGAGGATTTACGCCTCGATTCTCGGATCATGCAGCTGCTAGAGGCGATAAATAGCTTTTTTTATTCATCTTCTGACACTAGAAGTCGAAATATGGCAATACGATTCTACTCTGTTACACCAATTAGTGGAAGAGCTGGACTCATCCAGTGGGTTGAGAATGTAAGTAGCATCTACAATGTGTACAAGACATGGCAAAAACGCTCTCAGTTAGCACAGGCACAGCTCTCTTCAGTTAACACTGTTAATAATAGTATTCACAAATCAGTACCACCTGTTCCCcgtccaagtgatatgttctATGGAAAGATCATTCCAGCACTGAAAGAAAAAGGGATCAAAAGAGTAATCTCACGAAGAGATTGGCCACTAGATGTTAAAAGAAAGGTTCTATTAGAGCTTATGAAAGAGACCCCAAAGCAGATACTGTGGCAAGAAATGTGGTGTGCAAGTGAAGGGTTCCGGAACTTTAACTCCAAAGTAAAGAG ATTCTCTAGCAGTGTAGCAGCCATGAGCATGATTGGCCATGTACTGGGCCTTGGAGATAGACATTTGGACAATATCCTTATGGATTTCAGCAGTGGTGATGTGGTTCACATAGATTACAATATATGCTTTGATAAAGGGAAAAGGTTGAAGATTCCAGAGATTGTTCCATTCCGTCTTACTCAAACTATTGAATCAGCTTTAGGATTAACTGGAGTTGAAGGTGTCTTTCGAGTTACTTGTGAAGAAGTTATGGCTGTTCTCTTAAGGAACAAAGATATCATATTAATGTTGTTAGAAGTATTTCTTTGGGACCCGTTGATGGAGTGGACACGTGGAAATATCCAAGATGAAGCTGGAATAGCTGGTGAGGAGAAGAAAGGAATGGAATTAGCAGTTAGTCTGAGCTTGTTCTCTTCTAGGATCCAAGAAATCAGAGTTCCTTTGCAG GAGCATCAGGATCTTTTGGTAACTAACTTGCCAGCTACACTATCTTCACTAAAG AAATTTTTGGATACTCTAGAGCAGTATGAGGTTATATCTGCTATGTTTTATCATGCTGAGAAAGAGAGATCCAGTGCTTTGCAGAGTGAAACATCAGCAAAATCAATGCTAGCTGAAGCTAGTTCACTTGCTGAAAAATCCCGCACTTCATTTGAGCTTCATGCTCATGAATTAGCGGAAACAAAAGCGGCAGCAAATGATGAAGCAAACAAGCTTGCAGTATGGGTGGAAAAACATGGAAGGATTCTTGAGGCCATACGGGACAATTCAATTGCAGGTGTAGAGTCATGCATGCAATTAAACAGCAAGGATGATGCCTTAAGCCTTATTTCAGCTGTGCTTGAATCAGAAGTCCCTCTTACAGTTGTTCCTGAGCCAACAAGAGCACAATGCTCTGAGTTGGATAGGGAGGTTTCTCAACTAATTCTTGAATTGCAGGGTGGGCTGTCTGCTGCCTTAGAGTCACTTGGTGAATATGCTTTGGTATTGCAGCAAGTTCTCCCAGTTAATTACATCACAACCAGCCCAGTTACTGGTTGGGCACAAGCTTTGCAGCTATCTGTAAGCAGTGGTTCAGAAGATCTGCTTCCCCTTGCCAAGAGGCAAGCAGCAGAAGTCATTGCTAAGGTTCAGGGTGAGGGTATTAATCTAGTTCAGCAAAGATATAGGGATCTCTTAAATCAAATGGAAAGTTATGTTGTGTGTATAGAAAGACTTGCAAGGGAACGTTCCGAACTGATGAATTCTATTGGATTCGAGAATGAAGTGCGATCTAAAGAGTGGATTCTTTCTGCATTCATGAACTCCATTCAATTGCCATCACCAAAGAGGGATATGGGTAACATTCCATTTTTACAATCAGGTAATGTTGGAGTCAAAACTCCAGCCCATGAGGATATACAGGATGAAACAGGTATTGTTCTTTCTATTCTTGGAATTGCTGTTGGTCAGCTATATAGTGACGTTAGAGCCAAGGTTTCTGAGCTTTCAAGTAAAGTTACTGGGATAGCTAAATTTAGAACAGATGAAGCTGGTCTTCAAGCTGATGCTGGAACAAGTTTGCAGTTGTTTGATCAGCAGGTTGAAAAATGTGCACTAATTTCAGGATTTGTTGGTGAAGTGCATGGAGTTATGGAGGCAAAATTAGTTGAAATGAATACAGCTTATGCAAAGCCCCAGCATGGGCAATGGGCTTCCACTTTTCAGCGCATTTTGTGCTCAAGTACCAACATGATTGAACAAATGACCGAAGTATTCCTTCCAGAAATTATTAGATCGTTTATTTCATACAATTCAGAGGTAATGGAAGCTTTTGGTTCAGTTTCTCAGATTCGTGGCTCTGTTGATACAGCTCTAGAGAAACTGGTTCGGATAGAACTTGAGAGAGCATCGATGACTGAATTTGAACAGAGCTACTTCATGAAAGTTGGACGAATCACTGAGCAGCAAATAGCTCTTGAAGAAGCTGCCATGATGGGTAGAGATCATCTGTCTTGGGAAGAAGCAGAGGAGCTAGCTTCCCAGGAGGAAGCATGCAGGGCACAATTGGAGCAACTCCAAGAAACGTGGAGCCAGAAGGATATGACGATTTCATCACTTATGAAAGTAGAATCCAGTGCCATGAATTCGCTACTTTCTTCTAAACAGTATTTCTCATCTTTGGTGAATGTTGATCAAGAAAGTGAATTTCATTTGAGAAGAAGCAAGGCTCTGCTTTCGGTCTTGACAAAGCCGCTTGCTGACCTTGAAGCACTTGATCATATGCTGTCAGCATGTGGCTTGTTTCCTTATCATGTAGATGGGCCCATTTCTAATCTAACAGATGTCTTGTCATCAGGTTCTTCATTATCTGATGTATTGTGGCCTTTTGCTGGCTTATTAAAGGATCATTGTTTCTTTGTTTGGAAACTCAGTTTGCTGGACTCAATTCTTGATTTGTGCATGCATGAGATTTCATCTTCTGTTGAGCACAGTTTTACTACTAACCAGCTTTATACAGCTCTTAAAACGAAGCTTACAAACCATGTGGAAAAACAAGTTTATCGGTATATCATGGAAAGGATTGCTCCTGCATTTATCCTACAGTTAGACAAAGAAATTAGTGATTTACTGCAATTGAGtcaaggaagaagagaatctGGTCAACCTAAAAGAGATTCTGCAGCTGTTGGAAGGATTGCAGTAATGCTTGAGGAGTACTGTAATGCTCATGAGACAGCTCGAGCTGCCCGGACTGCTGTTTCTCTGATGCAAAGACAATCGAATGATCTCACAGAGGCTTTACGCAAAATCGTTCTAGAAATAATTCAAGTGGAATGGCTGCATGACCTTTCATCTCCTCACGCGCAGAAGTCTAAGGTTTTGTCACAAAATATTCTTAGTGATGATAAGTTCATATCTGTGCTCCTAAATATAAGCAGAGGCAACTTGTTGGATAAGATTCAATCTTCAGTGTCACTGGTAACAAGATCAATTGAGTGCCTGCAAGCTTGTGAAAACACTTCAGTTTCAGCTGAAGGACAACTTGAGAGAGCAATGGGATGGGCTTGTGCTGGTCCAAATACTTCTGGAGCAGGCAGTTCAACCACAAAGGCTTCAGGAATCCCATCTGAATTTCATGATCATCTGTTAAAAAGGAGGAAATTGCTTTGGGTCATCCAAGAACAGGCATCTGATCTTGCTAACATCTGCACATCTGTTTTGGAGTTTGAAGGATCGAGAGACGGAATTTACCTTATTCCTGAGGATAAATCTTCCGGACAATCTACTGACAGAGGCAGGACATGGCAGCAAACTTTCTTGAATCTCCTGACACGTCTAGATGCAGCATATCGTTCTTTCACAT GTGCAGAACAAGAGTGGAAACTCAGTCAGTTCAACATGGAAAGTGCTGGGAAAAGCTTGTATTCAGTAACCAATCAGCTCTCTGTAGTCTCTTCGAGAGCAAAATCTGCTTTAG TTAATCTACAGGATACTCTTGTGTCCATGTATGAACGAGCTTCTGAAGTCACTGCATCATTATCTGGGTTCAAACATGTTTCACAGGATCGCACTGCTTTGACTTCTGAATGTGGTTCGTTACTAGAGGAG GTTTTGGCAATAGCAGAGGGGTTGCATGATGTATATATCGTGGGAAAGGAAGCTGCTGTTATGCACAATTCAATTATGTCCAATCTTTCAAAG GCAAACACAATTTTACTTCCACTCGAAGCCTCATTGTCTGCTGATTTAGCTGTTATGTCTGAAGCAATCTCaaaggaaagagagaagaaTAATACCAGCATGCCTCTTATTCATGGAAAGGCATTATACCAATCTTACATTATTAGAATACGGGATGCTTACAAAAATTTAGAACCTCTGGTGCCCCCACTTGCTGACGATGCGAAGGAGTTGCACTCCTTGATGACTAAGCTTGGACGCCTTTCTAGTATTCATGCAGGGAGCCTTCATAAG